From one Lysinibacillus sp. G4S2 genomic stretch:
- a CDS encoding restriction endonuclease subunit S, producing the protein MSKEKIPKGWGIFKVKDIFDRVRNPVEVIKDEKYTQIGIRSHGKGIFYKEAVTGEQLGNKSVFWVEPDCFIVNIVFAWEMAVARTTDKDRGYIASHRFPMYRPKKGVLDLDFITYLFKSPRGKYLLNLASPGGAGRNKTLGQKEFEEVEILLPTDIKEQKKIASVLITSDKLIKGKEELIKPVEKQMNGLMQKLLRGEIRLPGFRDEWTKEKLGNVARVIMGQSPNSDSYNDSKEGIPLIQGNADIKNRRTIPRTWTTTPTKICMPGDILMTVRAPVGSIAFSEHEACIGRGVCAIKGTINQDYLYYQLIRKENMWGKIAQGSTFEAVNSNDIKELIINVPPEEEQIAISKVLQVFDRNLSLLYKELEELNNQKKALMQQLLTGKTRIKV; encoded by the coding sequence ATGAGTAAAGAGAAAATTCCTAAAGGATGGGGTATTTTCAAAGTTAAAGATATTTTTGATAGAGTTAGAAATCCAGTTGAAGTAATAAAGGATGAAAAGTACACTCAAATAGGAATTCGTTCGCATGGAAAAGGTATTTTTTATAAAGAGGCAGTCACTGGTGAGCAATTAGGTAATAAGTCAGTTTTTTGGGTAGAACCTGATTGTTTTATTGTTAATATTGTTTTTGCATGGGAAATGGCAGTAGCACGGACTACAGATAAAGATAGAGGGTATATAGCATCACATAGATTCCCTATGTATAGACCAAAAAAAGGGGTTTTAGATTTAGATTTTATTACTTATTTATTTAAATCTCCCAGAGGAAAGTATTTATTAAATTTAGCTTCACCAGGGGGAGCCGGTAGAAATAAAACTTTGGGGCAGAAAGAGTTTGAAGAAGTTGAAATTCTTTTACCTACAGATATTAAGGAGCAAAAAAAAATAGCTTCAGTTCTTATTACTTCTGACAAATTAATTAAAGGGAAAGAAGAACTAATCAAACCGGTAGAAAAGCAAATGAATGGATTAATGCAGAAGTTACTTAGAGGTGAGATTAGATTACCTGGTTTTAGGGATGAATGGACGAAGGAAAAATTAGGTAATGTGGCGCGGGTTATAATGGGACAATCGCCTAACTCAGATAGCTATAACGATTCAAAAGAAGGTATTCCTTTAATTCAAGGCAATGCTGATATTAAAAATAGAAGAACAATACCACGAACTTGGACGACAACGCCTACTAAAATCTGTATGCCAGGAGATATTTTGATGACGGTTAGAGCACCAGTCGGAAGCATAGCTTTTTCGGAGCACGAAGCATGTATAGGTAGGGGTGTTTGTGCAATTAAAGGAACTATTAATCAAGATTATTTATATTATCAATTAATACGGAAAGAAAATATGTGGGGTAAGATTGCGCAAGGAAGTACTTTTGAAGCGGTGAACAGCAATGATATTAAAGAGTTAATAATTAATGTGCCTCCAGAAGAAGAACAAATTGCAATTTCAAAAGTATTACAGGTATTTGACAGAAACCTATCCCTTTTATATAAAGAGCTTGAAGAATTAAATAATCAGAAAAAAGCACTAATGCAACAACTTCTAACAGGGAAAACCCGAATAAAGGTATAA
- a CDS encoding type I restriction-modification system subunit M, with protein MTGKVTQEQINSVQWQAADTFRGKIDSSIYKDYILTMLFIKYLSDSYKEHLEEYTARYDGDEQRIQRAIARERFVLDEKSTFDYLYSNRNEAEIGETINKVLERIENENTGKLRGVFRNIDFNSEAILGKTKERNAMLRSLLEDFNKLTLRPSVVADGDIIGDSYQYMIERFASDAGKKGGEFYTPTMASELLARLVKPQENDRIYDPTCGSGSLLIRVAKQVPNKKVAIYGQERNGATHSLALMNMYLHGIDDANIEWGDTLANPLHLEEGKLMKFQKIVANPPFSLDKWTMGFVGEENTDSKFKMDASLDEHRRFDWGVPPTSKGDYAFIQHMLYSLAENGTMATILPHGVLFRGASEGKIRKQIIEMNLLDTVIGLPKGLFYGTDIPACVLVFKKNRTRKDVLFIDASSEEHYEKGKNQNKLREEDLQEIMETYDNRETIDKYSYVATFEEIKENDFNLNIPRYVDTFEEEEPVDMEVVKQKIMNIKEELKVVEAEMEKYLKELGM; from the coding sequence ATGACTGGAAAAGTAACGCAAGAACAAATCAATAGTGTACAATGGCAGGCCGCAGATACATTCCGCGGAAAAATTGATTCGAGTATTTATAAGGATTACATTTTAACAATGCTGTTCATTAAATATTTGAGTGATTCATATAAAGAGCATTTAGAAGAATATACAGCACGTTATGACGGTGATGAACAGCGTATTCAACGTGCAATAGCACGTGAACGCTTTGTATTAGATGAAAAGTCAACTTTCGACTACTTATACAGCAATCGAAATGAAGCTGAAATAGGTGAAACCATCAATAAAGTATTAGAACGTATTGAAAATGAAAATACAGGTAAGCTTCGTGGGGTGTTTCGTAATATCGATTTTAACAGCGAAGCGATTTTAGGGAAAACAAAAGAGCGAAATGCGATGTTACGTTCTTTATTAGAGGACTTCAACAAATTAACACTTAGACCATCTGTTGTAGCTGATGGAGATATTATTGGTGATTCTTATCAATATATGATTGAACGTTTTGCATCTGATGCAGGTAAAAAAGGTGGAGAGTTTTACACGCCAACAATGGCATCAGAATTATTAGCTCGTTTAGTAAAACCACAAGAGAATGACCGTATTTATGACCCAACTTGTGGGTCAGGTTCATTATTAATTCGTGTAGCAAAGCAAGTTCCTAATAAAAAGGTAGCAATTTATGGACAAGAACGCAATGGTGCAACGCATTCTTTAGCATTAATGAACATGTACTTACATGGTATTGATGATGCAAATATCGAGTGGGGAGACACATTAGCAAATCCACTTCATTTAGAAGAGGGCAAGCTAATGAAGTTCCAAAAAATCGTAGCGAACCCTCCGTTCTCGTTAGATAAATGGACAATGGGTTTTGTAGGTGAAGAAAATACAGATAGCAAGTTTAAGATGGATGCAAGTTTAGATGAACATCGCCGATTTGATTGGGGTGTACCACCGACTTCAAAAGGTGATTATGCGTTTATACAGCATATGCTTTATTCTTTAGCCGAGAACGGAACGATGGCAACAATTTTACCTCATGGGGTGTTATTCCGAGGTGCAAGTGAAGGCAAAATTCGTAAACAAATTATTGAGATGAATTTGCTTGATACGGTTATTGGCTTACCAAAAGGGCTTTTCTATGGCACAGATATTCCTGCGTGTGTACTTGTATTTAAGAAAAATCGGACGCGTAAAGATGTGTTATTCATTGATGCATCGAGTGAAGAACATTACGAAAAAGGTAAAAATCAAAATAAACTGCGCGAAGAAGACTTGCAAGAAATTATGGAGACATATGATAACCGAGAAACAATTGATAAGTATTCATATGTAGCAACATTTGAGGAAATTAAAGAGAACGATTTTAATTTAAATATTCCACGTTATGTAGACACGTTCGAAGAGGAAGAGCCTGTTGATATGGAAGTAGTGAAGCAAAAGATTATGAATATCAAAGAGGAATTAAAAGTAGTTGAAGCAGAGATGGAGAAATATTTGAAGGAATTAGGAATGTAA